From Tachypleus tridentatus isolate NWPU-2018 chromosome 8, ASM421037v1, whole genome shotgun sequence, a single genomic window includes:
- the LOC143258408 gene encoding toll-like receptor Tollo produces MGNRLKAALWYLWLFLVPTAVTTRYVAPEDCRWQPLGPTGDDVALTCSLRTLNGAFDKTNFSLIQPEHTTSLTVRCEDVFFESSLANNSFKHLTELRSFTVEYCKLQEIPSLAFAGLSQLVNLTVRTHNSHWGKFPLEVSSDSFSPLDNLESLDLSLNHMESLPEVVFCGSSLKRLNLTYNSFNELSSLGFSDIETCKREVKHLEVSHNHIKVLSDRGFSGLPGLHFLNLQYNQIGRAEEDALRGLRYLHTLDISNNQLVALPPRFLQPTEQLSELYLKNNSISVLPPGLFSGLQQMVILDLSHNSISNQWIGVDTFADMIRLVILDLSHNQLTEVNAVIFKSQYSLQVLHLSHNDIQTIEDNAFSSLYNLHTLVLSHNRLTRINYLTLNGLHVLNRLALDSNNLQNIHVDAFRNSSNLMELNIGSNKLSTVPTAVHSLKYLRSLEAGNNHISKIYDASYQGLHQLYSLRLMGNYIGNLSKGVFQDLPSLRILDLSSNKIQFVGKGTFDDVPDLHALRLDSNSLSDINDLFSNLHDLLMLNVSANKIRWFDYALIPVGLQWLDLHSNQVESLGNYFDLETVLKLRTLDASNNKITELAPSSLPNGIEIVFLSDNKIHTIRPFSFLGKANLTRVDLVKNDLENLEMNSFRLTVVSDKKPLPEFSISGNPYLCDCNMDWLQRIGSLDESRHYPKIVDIDEIMCHLSFTRGNGMVPLSKVHLSQFLCQYKSHCFALCHCCDFDACDCEMVCPENCSCYYDQSWNSNIVDCSYLGHKGVPKRVPMDVTELYLDGNDVPTLSSHTFIGRKNMKVLYLNSSNVKVINNRTFNGLRNLQVLNLRNNRLNTLHGYEFERLTNLIELDLSYNLITFISNTTFASLKLLEILYLDHNYIVEFQAWMLNLNSRLQDLQLSLNPWTCECQFVQDFSDWLQQKQNQVKDSSLVQCVYNETTTVPVLEINITVCVNYTVATTFLQKYHMEDFMPMLIVIISLFVLLLFVVILLLVYRREMSVWFFTKYGVKLFQRNAECEEERLFDAFVSYSKKDEAFITQLFTPELEYGNPPYRLCLHYRDLPVGGYMSDAIVEAMESSRRTIVIISDHFLQSEWCRYEFKSAHHEVLRSNKQKVILIFLGQILQKNLDPDIRLLLKSNIFLRWGEKQFWEKLRYAMPDVRHRKCERTRQDHVSVSVHI; encoded by the coding sequence GTGTGAAGATGTGTTTTTTGAAAGTTCGCTCGCCAACAACTCATTTAAACATCTGACAGAATTAAGGTCATTTACTGTTGAATATTGTAAACTTCAAGAAATTCCTTCCCTTGCTTTCGCTGGCCTTTCCCAACTCGTTAACCTCACCGTGCGGACACACAACAGTCACTGGGGGAAGTTTCCCCTGGAGGTTTCTTCCGACAGTTTTTCTCCTTTAGATAATCTCGAAAGTCTCGATTTGAGCTTGAATCATATGGAATCTTTACCCGAAGTTGTTTTTTGTGGGTCAAGTTTAAAGCGACTAAATCTCACGTACAACAGCTTTAATGAGTTAAGTAGTTTAGGGTTTTCCGATATAGAGACGTGCAAAAGAGAAGTAAAACATTTGGAGGTTTCTCACAATCACATCAAAGTGCTGTCCGACCGAGGATTTAGTGGGCTTCCTGGTCTTCATTTTCTCAATCTCCAATACAACCAAATAGGTCGTGCAGAAGAGGATGCTCTTAGAGGTCTGCGCTACCTCCACACGTTAGACATTTCCAATAACCAACTTGTAGCTCTCCCACCACGTTTCCTGCAACCCACGGAGCAATTATctgagttatatttaaaaaacaactcaaTAAGCGTTCTTCCACCGGGCTTATTTAGTGGATTACAGCAAATGGTAATCTTGGATCTAAGTCATAACTCTATTAGCAACCAATGGATTGGAGTTGACACTTTTGCTGATATGATAAGACTTGTCATCCTTGATCTCAGCCACAACCAATTAACTGAAGTCAACGCAGTTATCTTTAAGTCACAGTACAGCTTACAAGTCCTTCATTTAAGTCATAATGACATTCAAACAATCGAAGACAACGCTTTTTCATCGCTGTACAATTTGCACACGCTAGTTCTCAGCCACAACCGGCTTACCAGAATTAACTATTTAACACTAAACGGACTTCATGTACTTAACCGATTAGCTCTTGACAGTAACAACCTCCAAAATATTCACGTTGACGCTTTTAGAAACTCCAGTAACCTGATGGAGCTAAATATTGGCAGTAACAAGTTGTCAACGGTGCCCACGGCGGTGCATTCTCTAAAGTATTTGAGAAGCTTAGAGGCAGGAAACAATCACATCTCAAAGATCTACGATGCATCTTACCAAGGTCTTCATCAGCTCTACAGCCTTCGCCTCATGGGAAACTACATTGGCAATCTGAGTAAAGGAGTGTTTCAGGACCTGCCTTCTTTACGAATTTTGGACTTGTCCAGTAATAAGATTCAATTCGTGGGAAAAGGCACATTCGACGACGTCCCTGACCTACATGCCTTGCGGCTAGATTCAAATTCCCTATCAGACATCAACGATCTCTTCAGTAATCTGCACGACTTGCTCATGCTGAATGTGTCGGCCAATAAAATTCGCTGGTTCGACTACGCTTTAATCCCAGTAGGCCTCCAGTGGTTGGACCTGCACAGTAACCAAGTGGAAAGCCTGGGAAATTACTTCGATCTGGAAACCGTGTTAAAGCTGCGTACGCTGGACGCGTCCAATAATAAAATCACCGAATTAGCGCCGTCTTCTCTCCCCAATGGGATAGAAATAGTGTTTCTCAGTGACAATAAGATCCATACAATACGCCCATTTTCCTTCTTGGGAAAAGCTAATTTGACCAGAGTGGACCTTGTAAAGAATGATCTAGAGAACCTGGAAATGAACTCGTTCAGGCTTACCGTGGTTTCAGATAAAAAACCTTTACCAGAATTTTCCATTTCGGGCAACCCTTACCTGTGTGATTGCAATATGGACTGGTTACAGAGAATTGGATCCCTAGACGAGTCACGACATTACCCAAAAATTGTGGACATAGACGAGATAATGTGTCATTTGTCGTTCACTCGAGGGAACGGCATGGTCCCTTTATCAAAAGTTCATCTTTCTCAGTTTTTGTGCCAGTACAAAAGTCACTGTTTTGCGCTTTGCCATTGCTGCGATTTTGATGCTTGTGATTGTGAAATGGTGTGCCCAGAAAACTGTAGCTGCTATTACGACCAGAGCTGGAATAGCAACATAGTAGACTGTAGCTATCTCGGACATAAAGGAGTTCCTAAACGGGTCCCTATGGACGTTACTGAGCTATATCTTGACGGCAATGACGTTCCGACATTGTCCAGTCATACCTTTATAGGACGTAAAAATATGAAAGTGTTATACTTAAATAGTAGCAACGTTAAAGTGATCAATAACCGCACATTCAACGGTCTGAGAAACCTGCAAGTGTTGAACCTAAGAAATAACAGACTGAATACCTTACATGGATACGAATTTGAGAGACTGACCAATTTGATTGAGCTGGACCTCTCCTACAACCTAATAACTTTTATCAGCAATACAACATTCGCCTCTCTGAAATTACTAGAAATTCTATACCTGGACCACAACTACATCGTGGAGTTCCAGGCGTGGATGTTGAACCTCAATTCTCGTCTGCAAGATCTTCAACTATCTTTAAATCCTTGGACTTGTGAGTGTCAATTCGTGCAGGACTTTAGTGACTGGTTACAGCAGAAGCAGAACCAGGTGAAAGATTCTTCACTAGTGCAGTGTGTTTACAACGAGACCACCACAGTTCCAGTCTTGGAAATCAATATTACCGTCTGTGTGAACTACACGGTCGCCACCACTTTTCTACAGAAATACCACATGGAGGATTTCATGCCCATGTTGATAGTCATCATTTCTCTCTTTGTCTTGCTGCTCTTTGTTGTAATACTTCTTCTCGTTTACCGTCGAGAGATGAGTGTCTGGTTCTTTACTAAGTACGGAGTAAAATTATTCCAGCGAAATGCAGAATGCGAGGAGGAACGGTTGTTTGATGCGTTCGTTTCATACAGCAAAAAAGACGAGGCATTTATTACCCAGCTCTTTACTCCCGAACTGGAATACGGAAATCCGCCATATCGGTTGTGCCTTCATTATCGAGACTTACCGGTAGGTGGCTACATGTCAGACGCCATTGTCGAAGCGATGGAAAGTAGCCGTCGAACTATTGTGATAATATCGGACCACTTCCTCCAGAGTGAGTGGTGTAGGTACGAGTTCAAGTCCGCTCACCACGAAGTACTCCGCTCCAACAAACAAAAGGTTATCCTGATCTTTTTGGGCCAGATCCTTCAGAAAAATTTAGATCCAGATATAAGACTATTACTAAAGAGTAATATATTTCTACGTTGGGGGGAAAAGCAGTTTTGGGAAAAATTGAGATATGCCATGCCGGATGTTCGTCACAGGAAGTGTGAGCGAACTCGACAAGATCACGTGAGCGTTTCTGTGCACATTTGA